One window of the Primulina eburnea isolate SZY01 chromosome 18, ASM2296580v1, whole genome shotgun sequence genome contains the following:
- the LOC140819427 gene encoding transcription factor TCP20-like, which translates to MEQKSSTDQLPSTSKEKQEDDDTRKKQLAAKRTSNKDRHKKVEGRGRRIRIPALSAARIFQLTRELGHKTDGETIQWLLQQAEPSIFAATGTGTVPASAITVAGCSVSEQGSSVSSALYSRLSETVAGIGIRGNLPLSEDFLARSAGVWPYISSFGSGILQNQNVLSSNSGNPSVSKVGFQGLEFPGSINSIHHQSPGLELGLSQVGNIGGINLQGFSQFYQQMAQNGDYNRSNNHQERDHSKDNSQGST; encoded by the coding sequence ATGGAGCAGAAATCCTCAACGGATCAGCTACCTAGTACCTCGAAAGAAAAGCAAGAGGATGATGATACAAGAAAGAAGCAACTGGCGGCCAAGAGGACTTCAAACAAAGACAGGCACAAGAAAGTTGAAGGCAGGGGAAGGAGGATAAGGATTCCGGCGCTTTCGGCGGCGAGGATATTCCAGTTAACTCGGGAGCTAGGACATAAGACTGATGGGGAGACTATTCAGTGGCTATTACAGCAGGCGGAACCGTCGATTTTTGCGGCGACTGGGACAGGAACTGTTCCGGCTTCTGCTATTACAGTTGCAGGGTGCTCTGTTTCTGAACAGGGGAGTTCTGTTTCCTCTGCTTTGTATTCAAGATTGAGTGAAACCGTGGCGGGGATTGGAATCAGGGGGAATTTGCCTCTGAGTGAAGATTTTTTGGCAAGATCAGCGGGGGTTTGGCCTTATATAAGTAGTTTTGGATCTGGGATTTTGCAGAATCAGAATGTTTTGAGCTCGAATTCGGGGAATCCGAGTGTGAGCAAAGTTGGGTTTCAGGGACTTGAGTTTCCAGGTTCAATCAATTCAATTCATCATCAATCTCCAGGGCTAGAGCTAGGCCTTTCTCAGGTGGGAAATATTGGAGGGATAAATCTTCAGGGATTTAGTCAGTTCTACCAACAGATGGCTCAGAATGGAGACTACAACCGTTCGAATAATCATCAAGAACGAGATCATTCTAAGGATAATTCCCAGGGATCAACATGA